A genomic segment from Pseudomonas sessilinigenes encodes:
- a CDS encoding JmjC domain-containing protein, with translation MGEKLLLSSPMQTTIISKLLGCTVQKFLEDIWATNQCFNLSGAVDYLEVLPSLSSLDSLYFSLESAGARLGVVDGHASPSSGTSLVRSDGRVALDEVHAAYRSGKTLLLTHLQNSHIGVARLARFIESELHGAGILLRKEVGANLFLTPPFSRGFEPHYDGHDVLILQLAGKKIWNTFDQRPKIRAGMEGDQVPPDQLGQIRNTFELHQGDVLYLPRGKPHVAYTTNENSLHLTLSIVPATWSDFFAEEIKSRSDIDSRLTETSQPPILGISPSNASELRQRLGRRWLANLHSLPEVPPWTLSINHPNISVRLAKSVIAELEILPLSDTINVRLPGSTIRLGADAAETVKRILEGHVISPKNISLGGRTDDSKTRFLHQLIEIGLATPVLE, from the coding sequence GTGGGCGAAAAATTGCTATTATCTAGCCCAATGCAAACCACAATAATATCCAAACTTCTGGGCTGCACAGTCCAGAAGTTTTTAGAAGATATTTGGGCTACCAATCAATGCTTTAATCTAAGTGGTGCAGTAGACTATCTCGAGGTGCTTCCTAGCCTAAGCTCTCTTGATAGTCTTTATTTTTCACTCGAGTCAGCAGGGGCACGACTCGGTGTTGTCGACGGGCATGCCTCGCCTTCATCTGGAACATCATTAGTTCGTTCCGATGGAAGAGTTGCGCTTGATGAGGTGCATGCAGCCTATCGTTCAGGAAAAACTTTACTGTTGACGCACCTGCAGAATAGTCATATCGGAGTTGCACGCCTAGCTCGGTTTATAGAGAGTGAATTGCATGGTGCTGGGATTCTCCTTCGAAAGGAGGTGGGTGCAAACCTTTTTCTCACGCCACCTTTCTCTCGTGGGTTTGAGCCTCACTACGATGGCCACGATGTGCTGATATTACAGCTTGCAGGTAAAAAAATATGGAACACCTTCGACCAACGCCCCAAAATCCGTGCGGGTATGGAAGGCGATCAGGTGCCTCCAGACCAATTGGGGCAGATCCGAAATACTTTTGAGCTCCATCAGGGAGATGTCTTGTATCTTCCCCGTGGCAAACCACACGTCGCATATACAACAAATGAAAATTCACTGCATTTGACACTTAGCATCGTTCCGGCTACGTGGTCGGACTTTTTCGCAGAGGAAATTAAGTCACGTAGCGATATTGATAGTCGACTGACAGAAACCTCACAGCCGCCCATTCTAGGAATTAGCCCCAGCAATGCAAGTGAGCTGAGGCAACGCTTAGGTAGACGTTGGCTCGCTAACTTACACTCGCTCCCCGAGGTGCCTCCATGGACTTTATCAATAAATCATCCAAATATAAGCGTACGACTTGCTAAAAGTGTGATTGCAGAACTTGAGATTTTACCACTTTCCGACACTATTAATGTCAGATTACCAGGCTCTACAATTAGGCTTGGTGCCGACGCTGCCGAGACGGTGAAACGTATTCTCGAGGGACACGTGATCTCGCCTAAAAATATATCGCTCGGAGGTAGAACAGATGACTCAAAAACCCGCTTCCTTCATCAGTTGATTGAAATCGGACTCGCAACACCCGTCTTAGAGTAA
- a CDS encoding LysR family transcriptional regulator, with the protein MDRWTQIELFVQVAELGNLSRAAEKVGLSNAAASRYLSGLEERLGARLVERTTRRMWLTEAGRSYHQCCSALLAEMAEADAAVNSAATSPSGVLRVTSSVSFAMNHLAPALPEFRRRFPKLAVQITTANRYPGFIEAGIDVAIRTREYEGDSGITVRRLAQMRRVLAASPAYLAAQGRPKEPAELAHHQMLVYNLANDPYVLHFKGRQQACAVGITPVLDANEGQVIRAAALAGLGILIQPQYIIHDDIVAGRLIPVLSEWELPPLTINIAYQSRRLQPAKVKVFTEFLIERFTKLGLERKWAS; encoded by the coding sequence ATGGATCGCTGGACGCAGATCGAACTCTTCGTGCAAGTCGCGGAACTGGGAAACCTGTCCAGGGCTGCTGAAAAGGTAGGGCTATCCAACGCCGCAGCCAGCCGCTACTTGAGTGGCCTGGAAGAGCGACTGGGAGCTCGGCTGGTGGAGCGCACCACCCGCAGGATGTGGCTGACCGAGGCTGGGCGCAGCTACCACCAGTGCTGCAGCGCCTTGCTGGCCGAGATGGCCGAAGCCGACGCCGCAGTCAATTCGGCAGCCACCAGTCCAAGCGGTGTGCTACGGGTCACGAGCTCCGTCTCGTTTGCCATGAACCACCTCGCGCCCGCCTTGCCGGAGTTCAGGCGGCGCTTCCCCAAGCTTGCCGTGCAGATCACGACCGCCAACCGCTATCCCGGCTTTATCGAAGCGGGTATCGACGTGGCCATACGAACCCGGGAGTACGAAGGAGATTCGGGTATTACCGTGCGCCGCCTGGCGCAGATGCGCCGTGTGCTAGCCGCTTCACCGGCCTACCTCGCAGCCCAGGGCCGCCCGAAGGAGCCAGCAGAGCTGGCCCATCACCAGATGCTGGTCTACAACTTGGCCAACGACCCTTATGTGCTGCATTTCAAAGGCCGCCAGCAAGCCTGTGCAGTCGGGATCACCCCGGTGCTCGACGCCAATGAAGGCCAGGTGATACGGGCGGCGGCGCTAGCCGGGTTGGGTATCCTGATCCAGCCCCAGTACATCATTCACGATGACATCGTCGCCGGCCGGCTGATCCCGGTGCTGTCAGAGTGGGAACTGCCACCGTTGACGATCAATATCGCGTATCAGAGCCGCCGCCTACAGCCGGCCAAAGTAAAGGTTTTCACCGAGTTCCTGATCGAACGCTTCACGAAGCTCGGGCTGGAAAGAAAATGGGCCTCTTGA
- a CDS encoding DUF3077 domain-containing protein has protein sequence MNSNKPIQTQGFVTFGNCPETDHSLFRVNAGVPLQQALEQASTLLYYAKKLALDAAMEEQGERYAWASHFLAEMGKAVIDDVCLGLGNGESEGVILS, from the coding sequence ATGAACTCAAACAAGCCGATCCAGACCCAAGGTTTTGTCACCTTCGGCAACTGCCCCGAAACCGACCACAGCCTGTTCCGTGTCAACGCCGGAGTGCCTCTGCAACAGGCACTGGAGCAGGCCTCGACATTGCTGTACTACGCCAAGAAACTCGCACTGGATGCCGCCATGGAAGAGCAGGGCGAGCGTTATGCCTGGGCTTCGCATTTTTTGGCGGAGATGGGGAAGGCGGTGATTGATGATGTGTGTTTGGGGTTGGGGAATGGAGAAAGTGAGGGCGTGATTCTGAGTTAA
- a CDS encoding intradiol ring-cleavage dioxygenase has product MRNINEDTITQAVIAAMVDCNNPRLLTIMTSLVQHLHSFAREVALTEAEWEQAIGFLTAVGHITDDKRQEFILLSDTLGLSTLVTAQNNAKPPACTESTVFGPFFVEGAPELSLGADIANGACGEPCYVSGQVRGLDGQPVAGALIDVWQSDEDGHYDVQLPTACGEHEHRARARLCTDGEGRFHFRSILAVPYPIPHDGPVGRMLEALGRHPWRPAHLHFMIVAPGYERLITHVFRDGCTYLDSDAVFGVRSTLVADWVRHEAGPAPDGKRSPVPFYTLQYDFVLNTAAAQEDRA; this is encoded by the coding sequence GTGCGTAACATCAATGAAGACACCATCACCCAGGCGGTGATTGCGGCGATGGTCGACTGCAACAATCCGCGGCTGCTGACCATCATGACCAGCTTGGTGCAGCACCTGCATTCTTTCGCCCGCGAGGTGGCGCTGACCGAAGCGGAGTGGGAACAGGCGATTGGCTTTCTGACAGCGGTGGGCCACATCACCGATGACAAACGCCAGGAGTTCATCCTGCTGTCGGACACCCTGGGGCTGTCCACCCTGGTGACGGCGCAGAACAACGCCAAGCCTCCAGCCTGTACCGAGTCCACGGTGTTCGGTCCATTCTTCGTCGAGGGCGCGCCCGAACTGTCACTGGGGGCGGATATCGCTAACGGCGCCTGTGGCGAACCTTGCTACGTGAGCGGCCAGGTGCGCGGGCTGGATGGCCAACCCGTGGCCGGTGCGTTGATAGATGTGTGGCAATCGGACGAGGATGGCCACTACGACGTGCAATTACCAACGGCTTGCGGTGAGCATGAGCACCGCGCAAGGGCTCGTCTGTGCACGGATGGCGAAGGACGCTTTCATTTCCGTTCCATCCTGGCGGTGCCTTATCCCATTCCGCACGATGGGCCGGTTGGCCGCATGCTGGAGGCCCTGGGGCGCCATCCTTGGCGACCCGCCCACCTGCATTTCATGATCGTGGCGCCTGGCTACGAGCGGCTGATTACCCATGTCTTTCGTGATGGATGCACCTATCTGGATTCGGATGCCGTATTCGGTGTGCGCTCGACGCTAGTGGCCGATTGGGTTCGCCATGAGGCGGGCCCGGCGCCAGATGGCAAGCGCTCACCCGTGCCGTTCTACACCTTGCAGTACGACTTCGTGCTCAACACTGCCGCCGCGCAGGAGGATCGAGCGTGA
- a CDS encoding helix-turn-helix transcriptional regulator produces the protein MECWNPYLDTQFRFDRPGALARAGVFDPTARRVMGSAIGHYRARTVRAHVQYFDCNLQFPEPLRIHKVLPDSLCIVQVLDGQWRHRVDGQLNHYTPGAPHALGLSETMEAVDQLPAGSHACLSGLRIAGHYLRELAEEDSSLQPLLGLLDDGMCFSEFQRCQALGNLLRRLYQSPYQGALERLHQESLSLAVLVELAAHLQGQRPGPPPTVRGRLDLAHEARRLLDAQLIEPPGSQALAQQLGVGETTLRRAFAQVFGQSMLQYLRQQRMELARTLLRQGKWQVAQIAYRLGYANPANFNHAYKAHFGHPPGAERGKP, from the coding sequence ATGGAATGCTGGAACCCCTATCTCGACACCCAATTTCGCTTCGACCGGCCCGGCGCCCTGGCCCGTGCCGGGGTCTTCGATCCCACTGCCCGCCGAGTGATGGGCAGCGCCATCGGCCACTACCGCGCCCGCACCGTGCGCGCCCATGTGCAGTACTTCGACTGCAACCTGCAATTTCCCGAGCCGCTGCGCATCCACAAGGTGCTGCCCGACAGCCTGTGCATCGTCCAGGTGCTCGACGGCCAGTGGCGGCACCGGGTCGATGGCCAGCTCAACCACTACACCCCCGGTGCGCCCCACGCCCTGGGTCTGAGCGAGACCATGGAAGCGGTGGACCAACTGCCCGCCGGCAGCCACGCCTGCCTCTCCGGGCTGCGTATCGCCGGGCATTACCTGCGCGAACTGGCCGAGGAAGACTCCAGCCTGCAACCCTTGCTCGGCCTGCTGGACGACGGCATGTGCTTCAGCGAATTCCAGCGCTGCCAGGCCCTGGGCAACCTGCTGCGACGGCTATACCAGTCGCCGTACCAGGGCGCCCTGGAGCGCCTGCACCAGGAGAGCCTGAGCCTGGCGGTGCTGGTGGAGCTGGCGGCGCACCTGCAAGGCCAGCGCCCCGGGCCACCACCGACGGTGCGCGGCCGCCTGGACCTGGCCCACGAAGCCCGGCGCCTGCTCGACGCCCAGCTGATCGAGCCGCCCGGCAGCCAGGCCCTGGCCCAGCAACTGGGCGTGGGGGAAACCACCCTGCGCCGGGCCTTCGCCCAGGTCTTCGGCCAGTCGATGCTGCAGTACCTGCGCCAGCAGCGCATGGAACTGGCCCGCACCCTGTTGCGCCAGGGCAAATGGCAAGTGGCGCAGATTGCCTATCGCCTGGGCTATGCCAATCCCGCCAACTTCAACCACGCCTATAAAGCCCACTTCGGCCACCCGCCAGGGGCGGAACGCGGCAAGCCCTAG
- a CDS encoding Dabb family protein — MIRHIVMWRLAGESSEEQRLAREQVKCAFEGLRGRIPGLCQIEVGVDHSAVDYACDVVLVADFESQQALDGYATHPEHLRVRQELGALRTTRHQVDYLRY, encoded by the coding sequence GTGATTCGACACATCGTGATGTGGCGCCTTGCTGGCGAATCCAGTGAAGAGCAGAGGCTGGCCCGCGAGCAGGTCAAGTGCGCCTTCGAGGGGCTGCGAGGCCGTATACCTGGCTTATGCCAGATCGAGGTCGGTGTCGATCACAGTGCCGTGGACTACGCCTGCGACGTGGTGCTGGTGGCTGACTTCGAGTCCCAGCAAGCATTGGATGGCTATGCCACGCACCCCGAACATCTGCGTGTACGCCAGGAATTGGGTGCGTTGCGTACCACTCGCCATCAGGTTGATTACCTGCGTTATTGA
- a CDS encoding radical SAM/SPASM domain-containing protein produces MDHQISIKLIPHILIEEPRISQGFALMNVFRVPLDGDLSSSIVIGKKALDDATNFSIVEPVPKVLEAPPAESLDNLYRISKTTAIPLQGPFSRRKIDGSHLWIDIENGRLVVLSDCQDEMMSNLCQGASPSSISDTYGLNSLIGLLAVAGFIRGIRGHVDKTIVDAKRFLRIHLTERCNLSCVHCYADSGPNVETNGELPPQRWIEILSEFAQLGGERVLFTGGEALAYSGCDQLLRHSKQLGLHVTLFTNGILVPKFKDAICESVDEVQVSIDGANPSSNDPIRGSGSFDKAVRAIDLLAELGVPVRVSTVAMKDNWDDIQRNYLTLVARWENLPVTFKINYGVMTHGRGEELKDELDINKTRPIIDSMMASIYPNDAARIVRSTSGCGYAEQIVVAPNGEIHPCHLLSGAIANLGQDTMGQVLNTLKKVQTEYSVDESVGCKSCDIRHLCGGTCRVENAKRTNNLRVTYCDAEEKLRKLVALKRTFT; encoded by the coding sequence ATGGATCATCAAATCTCCATAAAATTGATCCCGCACATTTTGATTGAGGAGCCTAGAATAAGCCAAGGCTTCGCACTAATGAATGTGTTTAGAGTACCCTTGGACGGTGATCTTTCTTCTTCGATTGTTATAGGCAAAAAAGCGTTGGATGACGCGACCAACTTTTCTATAGTTGAACCAGTGCCAAAGGTATTAGAGGCCCCACCTGCTGAGTCCCTTGACAACCTCTATAGGATTTCAAAAACAACCGCAATTCCATTGCAAGGGCCATTTTCTCGCAGGAAAATTGATGGCAGCCATCTTTGGATCGATATTGAAAATGGTCGACTCGTAGTTCTTAGTGACTGTCAAGATGAGATGATGTCAAACTTGTGCCAAGGGGCGTCGCCATCCAGCATATCTGACACCTACGGCCTAAACTCCCTTATTGGCTTACTCGCAGTTGCAGGTTTTATTCGTGGCATACGGGGGCATGTAGATAAAACTATCGTTGACGCAAAACGGTTTCTGCGGATTCATCTGACTGAGCGCTGCAACCTCTCGTGCGTACATTGTTACGCAGATTCTGGCCCAAACGTTGAGACAAATGGAGAGCTGCCGCCGCAAAGGTGGATCGAGATACTGTCCGAATTTGCACAACTGGGTGGTGAACGAGTGCTCTTCACTGGGGGTGAGGCCCTCGCATACTCCGGATGTGATCAGCTTTTGCGGCATAGTAAGCAGTTAGGACTCCATGTAACGCTGTTTACTAATGGGATATTGGTTCCAAAGTTTAAAGATGCAATCTGCGAAAGTGTTGATGAAGTACAGGTCAGTATTGATGGCGCAAACCCATCGTCGAACGATCCCATTCGCGGGTCTGGAAGCTTCGATAAAGCGGTGAGAGCGATTGATTTGTTGGCGGAACTGGGAGTGCCTGTGCGAGTTTCTACAGTTGCGATGAAAGACAATTGGGATGACATTCAGCGAAACTACCTTACCCTTGTGGCAAGGTGGGAAAACCTACCAGTTACTTTCAAGATTAATTATGGCGTTATGACGCATGGGCGCGGTGAAGAGCTCAAAGATGAACTCGATATAAATAAGACGCGCCCAATTATTGACTCCATGATGGCGTCAATTTACCCAAATGACGCAGCTCGAATCGTACGTAGCACTTCTGGTTGTGGCTATGCTGAACAGATTGTTGTAGCTCCAAACGGAGAGATACATCCTTGTCACTTGCTTAGCGGCGCAATTGCCAATTTAGGCCAAGACACAATGGGGCAGGTGCTCAACACTCTTAAGAAAGTTCAGACTGAATATAGTGTTGATGAGAGTGTAGGCTGTAAGTCCTGTGATATTCGGCATCTTTGTGGTGGTACATGTCGTGTTGAAAATGCTAAGCGAACGAATAACCTTCGCGTAACCTATTGCGATGCAGAGGAAAAACTCCGCAAATTAGTGGCACTCAAGCGTACCTTTACTTGA
- a CDS encoding phytanoyl-CoA dioxygenase family protein, with the protein MIDREQLHQNGYQLLRQAVPAGWLDELRATFEAGVIAPQQWPVPRGHDWRHALVDLDARVQAVCRLPAVLAVAGELIGEGFFLAQVEGREPLPGGGHQVLHRDLSEQRLGDRAIALVYLDDYGPANGATRIVPGSHRPGEPLAPFDFSDESHAVQLSGAAGDILLFDADLVHGASLNPSGARRRSLLISYCAQGLYEAHLQTLGLRFVRMDTSERFEPADFV; encoded by the coding sequence ATGATCGACCGCGAACAACTCCATCAAAACGGCTACCAGTTGCTACGCCAGGCGGTACCCGCTGGCTGGCTGGATGAGCTGCGGGCCACGTTCGAGGCGGGGGTGATTGCGCCGCAGCAATGGCCGGTGCCTCGGGGCCACGATTGGCGTCATGCGCTGGTGGATCTGGATGCGCGGGTGCAGGCGGTCTGTCGGTTGCCGGCGGTGCTGGCGGTGGCCGGCGAGTTGATTGGGGAAGGTTTTTTTCTGGCTCAGGTGGAGGGCCGCGAGCCGTTGCCGGGGGGCGGTCATCAGGTGCTGCATCGGGATCTGTCGGAGCAGCGCCTCGGGGATCGGGCCATTGCCCTGGTCTATCTCGATGACTATGGACCGGCCAATGGCGCGACGCGCATCGTGCCCGGCAGTCACCGCCCGGGGGAGCCTTTGGCGCCCTTTGATTTCAGCGATGAGTCCCATGCGGTGCAGCTCTCGGGCGCTGCGGGAGACATTCTGTTGTTCGATGCCGATCTGGTGCATGGGGCCAGCCTGAACCCCAGCGGCGCGCGCCGCCGCAGCTTGCTGATCAGCTATTGCGCCCAGGGATTGTATGAGGCCCATCTGCAAACGCTGGGCCTGCGCTTTGTGCGCATGGATACCAGCGAGCGCTTCGAGCCTGCGGACTTTGTCTGA
- a CDS encoding maleylacetate reductase: MSQSFVYQALPSRVVFGAGALGQLEAELDTLGARRALVLSTPEQRAGAQAIAQRLGARSAGVFDRAVMHVPIETAREAREVARERDADCAIALGGGSTIGLGKAIALDSGLPILAVPTTYAGSEMTPIYGITQDGEKRTGTDARVLPRTVIYDPQLTLTLPVDMSITSGINAIAHAAEGLYAANGNPVTRLMAQEGIRALAAGLPGIRANPLDVDARSSALYGAWLCGTVLAHGGMALHHKLCHTLGGSFNLPHAHTHTVVLPYVLGFNAPFAEDAMRSMARALGTPDSAAAGAWDLAHANGAPTSLRELGMTEGDLERAADIATQRPYWNPRPVDRAAVRAVLQAAFDGVRPA, encoded by the coding sequence ATGTCGCAATCATTTGTCTATCAGGCACTTCCAAGCCGTGTGGTGTTCGGTGCCGGCGCCCTTGGCCAGCTTGAGGCCGAACTGGACACGCTGGGCGCCCGGCGCGCGCTGGTGCTGTCCACCCCGGAGCAGCGTGCGGGCGCGCAGGCCATAGCCCAGCGCCTGGGCGCGCGCTCGGCAGGAGTCTTCGATCGTGCAGTGATGCACGTGCCCATCGAGACGGCCCGCGAGGCTCGCGAAGTGGCCCGCGAGCGCGATGCTGACTGTGCCATCGCCCTTGGCGGTGGCTCCACGATCGGCCTGGGCAAGGCCATCGCACTGGACAGCGGGCTACCGATTCTGGCGGTGCCGACCACCTATGCCGGTAGCGAGATGACCCCCATCTATGGCATCACCCAAGACGGTGAAAAGCGCACCGGCACCGATGCAAGGGTGCTGCCCAGGACCGTGATCTACGATCCGCAACTCACGCTCACGCTGCCGGTGGACATGTCCATTACCAGTGGCATCAACGCCATCGCCCATGCGGCGGAGGGGCTCTACGCCGCCAACGGCAACCCGGTGACCCGCCTGATGGCGCAAGAAGGCATTCGGGCATTGGCGGCTGGGCTGCCGGGTATTCGCGCCAACCCCCTGGATGTCGACGCTCGAAGCTCGGCGCTTTATGGCGCCTGGCTGTGCGGCACCGTGCTGGCCCACGGGGGCATGGCGTTGCACCACAAGTTGTGTCACACGCTCGGTGGCAGCTTCAACCTTCCACACGCTCACACCCACACCGTGGTGCTGCCTTATGTGTTGGGCTTCAACGCGCCCTTCGCTGAAGACGCCATGCGCAGTATGGCGCGGGCGCTGGGGACACCGGACAGTGCGGCGGCCGGTGCCTGGGATCTGGCCCACGCCAACGGCGCACCAACGTCGTTGCGGGAACTGGGTATGACCGAAGGCGATCTCGAGCGCGCTGCGGATATCGCCACGCAGCGGCCGTACTGGAATCCCCGCCCGGTGGACCGGGCAGCGGTCCGCGCTGTCCTGCAAGCCGCTTTCGACGGTGTCAGGCCGGCCTGA